A section of the Kluyveromyces lactis strain NRRL Y-1140 chromosome F complete sequence genome encodes:
- the NTR2 gene encoding Ntr2p (weakly similar to uniprot|P36118 Saccharomyces cerevisiae YKR022C Protein required for cell viability), with product MVKIKLPDLESDEDVDLIGTSINKAATSISDEETEEQLAKPLKFKLKRNKQVPLVEEYTNDDDYSTLFEQPAGTKPRNTKETINVLNLEDLEGSEEEQNEPPKYTKKVQNRSQLVSEKKVNEKTYVKLLSNQDKDDLRELGITAQADIYAEEDDQLLMDNSLQDERLALGDKEKQLMQQRKRKEIEQLISLHDEETVLPQEIQELDKISGQKTVLLPRLQPEQKWEDIYQELSEYAASQRDRDTLSSKRIEILSQQLQDLTLKKETFLEEMKQIASSHNNKHPT from the coding sequence ATGGTAAAGATCAAGTTGCCTGATTTAGAGAGCGATGAAGACGTAGATCTGATAGGAACCTCGATCAACAAAGCTGCAACATCAATCTCTGACGAAGAGACCGAGGAGCAGCTGGCCAAACCGTTAAAGttcaagttgaaaagaaacaaacagGTACCACTAGTAGAGGAATATACcaatgatgatgattacTCCACGTTGTTTGAGCAACCCGCCGGAACAAAACCCCGTAATACAAAGGAAACGATTAACGTATTGAATTTAGAAGATTTAGAAGGTTCAgaggaagaacaaaatgaaCCACCTAAGTACACCAAGAAAGTACAAAACCGCAGCCAGCTAGTTtcagagaagaaagttAACGAAAAGACGTACGTGAAGTTGCTCAGCAATCAGGATAAAGACGATTTACGTGAATTGGGAATAACCGCCCAGGCTGATATTTACgctgaagaagacgatCAACTATTGATGGATAACTCACTGCAAGACGAACGGTTAGCATTGGgagacaaagaaaaacagcTGATGCAACAACGGAAACGTAAAGagattgaacaattgaTAAGTTTGCATGATGAAGAGACCGTTTTACCACAGGAAATACAAGAACTTGATAAAATAAGCGGTCAAAAGACAGTTCTTCTACCCAGATTGCAACCCGAGCAAAAATGGGAAGATATATATCAAGAGTTGAGCGAATACGCTGCTTCTCAACGTGACAGAGACACTCTAAGCTCCAAGAGAATCGAAATATTATCACAGCAATTGCAAGATTTgacgttgaagaaggaaaccTTTCTAGAAGAGATGAAACAGATAGCATCGTCACATAACAACAAACATCCCACGTGA
- the ARG3 gene encoding ornithine carbamoyltransferase (similar to uniprot|P05150 YJL088W Saccharomyces cerevisiae ARG3 Ornithine carbamoyltransferase), producing the protein MTIMSAASSSSSGDIRHLISIKDLSDDEFKSLVDRAEYYKKVFKSNDISEFQKQHLKLLGKTIALIFTKRSTRTRISTEGAAAFFGGQPMFLGKDDIQLGVNESFYDTTKVVSSMVSCIFARVNRHADILNLAKDSSVPIINALCDKFHPLQAICDMLTIKEHLDYDNNKLKMAWVGDANNVINDMAIAALKLGIDVAVATPPGIELDSDIQQEGQKLAAQNNCEFVCTHDSMAACTDANILVTDTFVSMGEEFAKEAKLRQFAGFQINSELCSVAAPNYKFMHCLPRHQEEVTEEVFYGKNSIVFEEAENRLYAAMAAIDIFVNHKGDFFSHP; encoded by the coding sequence ATGACTATAATGAGCGCtgcttcttcctcttcttctggtgaTATTCGTCATTTGATTTCGATCAAGGATTTGAGCGATGATGAGTTCAAGAGCTTGGTCGATAGAGCCGAGTATTACAAGAAGGTGTTCAAGAGTAATGATATTTCAGAATTCCAAAAACAACATTTGAAGTTGTTGGGTAAGACCATCGCTTTAATTTTCACCAAGAGATCTACTAGAACCAGAATTTCCACAGAAGGTGCGGCCGCATTCTTCGGTGGTCAACCAATGTTCTTGGGGAAAGATGATATCCAATTAGGTGTTAATGAATCATTCTATGATACAACTAAGGTTGTGTCTTCCATGGTTTCATGTATCTTTGCCCGTGTCAATAGACATGCTGACATTTTGAACTTGGCCAAGGATTCTTCTGTGCCAATTATCAATGCTCTTTGTGACAAGTTCCATCCTTTGCAGGCCATTTGTGATATGTTGACCATTAAGGAACATTTGGACTACGATAACaataaattgaagatgGCTTGGGTTGGTGATGCCAACAATGTGATTAACGATATGGCTATTGCTGCTTTGAAACTGGGGATCGATGTCGCCGTAGCCACTCCTCCAGGTATTGAATTGGACAGCGACATCCAACAAGAGGGTCAAAAATTAGCTGCTCAGAACAACTGTGAGTTTGTCTGCACTCATGATTCGATGGCTGCTTGTACAGACGCTAATATCTTGGTGACAGACACTTTTGTTTCCATGGGTGAAGAATTCGCTAAGGAAGCTAAATTAAGACAATTTGCTGGGTTCCAAATTAATTCAGAACTATGTTCTGTTGCTGCACCAAACTATAAATTCATGCATTGTTTACCAAGACACCAGGAAGAAGTTACGGAAGAAGTCTTCTACGGTAAAAACTCCATTGTTTTcgaagaagcagaaaatAGACTATATGCAGCCATGGCCGCTATTGACATATTTGTGAACCACAAGGGTGACTTCTTCTCACATCCATAA